The candidate division KSB1 bacterium genome contains a region encoding:
- a CDS encoding DNRLRE domain-containing protein, protein MRNPQSKRSPIAKIFSLIIKVTTVTGLIAPTASAQTQIQIPARKDNTLYESSTGAFSNGAGQHFFVGSTARAERRRGLLAFDIAGNIPAGSTIHSVTLRLHMSRTISGVQFVKLHRVLADWGEGSSNAASQEGSGAASTTGDATWIHRFFNTVFWTTAGGDFAATASDSQMVSSIGFYTWGSTPQMVNDVQSWLNAPSTNFGWLLRGTENVAANSKRFDTRENPDTSVRPFLTVSYTPTVAVKDHPSQPTVFALHENFPNPFAASSFNSQTLFRYELPQQANVKLVIYNLRGEKIRTLIDAPEAAGLKQITWNGANDAGERVASGVYLYRLEAGAFTATRKLMFIR, encoded by the coding sequence ATGCGCAACCCCCAAAGCAAAAGATCGCCAATCGCAAAAATTTTTTCCCTGATAATCAAAGTAACCACCGTCACCGGTCTCATCGCGCCAACCGCTTCGGCGCAGACTCAAATCCAGATTCCCGCCCGCAAAGATAACACTCTTTACGAAAGCAGCACCGGCGCGTTCAGCAACGGCGCGGGGCAGCACTTTTTTGTGGGCAGCACGGCCAGGGCAGAACGTCGGCGTGGTTTGTTGGCGTTTGACATCGCCGGCAATATCCCTGCGGGTTCCACCATCCACAGCGTCACGCTCAGGCTTCACATGTCGCGGACCATCTCCGGTGTGCAATTCGTCAAACTGCATCGCGTGCTGGCGGATTGGGGTGAAGGCTCGTCGAACGCCGCCAGCCAAGAAGGCAGCGGGGCGGCGTCGACAACCGGCGACGCGACGTGGATACATCGGTTTTTCAACACGGTTTTTTGGACGACTGCTGGCGGCGACTTCGCCGCCACGGCCAGCGATAGCCAGATGGTGTCGAGTATTGGTTTTTATACCTGGGGTTCGACGCCGCAAATGGTGAACGACGTGCAAAGCTGGCTGAATGCGCCCTCAACCAACTTTGGCTGGCTGTTGCGTGGCACTGAAAATGTAGCAGCAAATTCCAAACGGTTTGACACCCGGGAAAATCCTGACACCAGTGTTCGCCCGTTTCTAACTGTAAGTTACACTCCCACCGTCGCCGTCAAAGATCATCCGAGCCAGCCGACAGTATTTGCGCTGCACGAAAATTTCCCCAACCCTTTTGCTGCCTCTTCCTTCAATTCGCAAACGCTTTTTCGATATGAACTGCCGCAGCAAGCGAACGTCAAGCTGGTGATTTACAACCTTCGCGGCGAAAAAATCCGGACGCTCATCGATGCGCCTGAAGCCGCGGGATTAAAACAAATCACCTGGAACGGCGCAAATGACGCCGGAGAAAGGGTGGCCAGCGGCGTGTACTTGTATCGCCTCGAAGCCGGCGCTTTTACGGCAACGCGAAAGCTCATGTTCATACGATAA
- a CDS encoding isocitrate dehydrogenase (NAD(+)), translated as MSESKTIQRVTLIPGDGIGPEVSRAAVKVIDAAGANLEWDEVEAGIAVAEKYGKPLPDHVLDKIKKNRVALKGPLTTIVGKGFASVNVELRKTLDLYANLRPVQNLPGIQSRFGDIDLVVVRENTEDLYSGLEHKVAPGVTQSLKIITKKASARIVKFAFDYAMKHHRKKVTAVHKANIMKISDGLFLETAQKVARDYPQIQYQEVIVDNLCMQLVMKPQQYDVLVLTNLYGDIVSDLCAGLVGGLGLVPGANIGDKYAVFEAVHGSAPDIAGKGIANPLAIILSGILMLEHIGQMKTADKIRQAVHRVTEKGKVLTPDLGGKASTMEMAEAIIAAMNP; from the coding sequence GTGTCAGAATCCAAAACAATTCAGCGTGTCACCCTCATTCCCGGCGATGGCATCGGGCCGGAAGTGAGCCGCGCCGCCGTGAAGGTGATCGATGCCGCCGGTGCAAATCTGGAATGGGATGAAGTTGAAGCCGGCATCGCCGTCGCCGAAAAATACGGCAAACCGCTGCCTGATCATGTTCTCGACAAAATTAAAAAGAACCGGGTGGCGCTTAAAGGCCCGTTGACCACAATCGTCGGCAAAGGCTTTGCGAGTGTCAATGTCGAGCTGCGCAAAACCCTCGATTTGTACGCCAACCTGCGGCCGGTGCAAAATCTTCCCGGCATTCAATCGCGTTTTGGCGATATCGATCTCGTCGTGGTGCGTGAAAACACCGAAGATTTGTACTCCGGTCTCGAGCACAAAGTCGCCCCGGGCGTTACGCAAAGCCTGAAGATTATCACGAAAAAAGCCTCGGCGCGCATTGTCAAATTTGCGTTCGACTATGCGATGAAGCATCATCGCAAAAAAGTCACGGCGGTGCACAAGGCCAATATCATGAAGATCAGCGACGGCTTGTTTCTCGAAACCGCCCAAAAAGTCGCGAGAGACTATCCCCAGATTCAATACCAGGAAGTCATCGTCGATAACCTCTGCATGCAGCTGGTGATGAAGCCGCAGCAATATGACGTGCTGGTGCTTACTAATTTGTATGGCGACATCGTCTCGGATTTGTGCGCCGGCTTGGTTGGAGGCTTGGGGCTTGTGCCCGGGGCCAATATCGGCGACAAATACGCGGTTTTTGAAGCAGTTCACGGCAGCGCGCCCGATATCGCGGGAAAAGGCATCGCCAATCCGCTGGCGATCATCTTGTCCGGTATATTGATGTTGGAGCACATTGGACAAATGAAAACCGCCGATAAAATCCGCCAGGCTGTCCATCGTGTCACCGAGAAAGGGAAAGTACTCACGCCCGATCTCGGTGGCAAGGCTTCGACGATGGAGATGGCGGAGGCGATTATTGCAGCAATGAACCCGTAG
- a CDS encoding Mrp/NBP35 family ATP-binding protein yields MPHAKHIIAVASGKGGVGKSTVAVNFAIALAQTGAKVGLLDADIYGPNVPMMTGTEGRQLTGAPSGKIAPIEKYGLKIVSIGFVNQGDTAVIWRGPLVGRMIQQFLTEVEWGELDYLIVDLPPGTGDAQLTLSQSVALTGAVIVTTPQDVALSDVKKGINMFRKVEVPVLGLIENMSYFACPHCGERSEIFSHGGGKAAAEQFGVPFLGEVPIDLKIRQGGDCGEPIVVQKEESPAKAAFHRIAAQLAAQIAALSEDGKEQSILGRVFKFS; encoded by the coding sequence ATGCCTCATGCAAAACATATCATTGCTGTTGCCAGCGGCAAGGGTGGCGTTGGCAAATCCACTGTTGCGGTGAATTTCGCGATTGCTTTGGCGCAAACCGGCGCCAAAGTCGGCCTGCTCGATGCCGATATTTACGGCCCCAACGTGCCGATGATGACCGGCACCGAAGGCAGGCAGCTCACCGGCGCGCCCTCCGGAAAAATCGCGCCGATTGAAAAATACGGCTTGAAAATCGTTTCCATCGGCTTCGTCAATCAGGGCGATACCGCCGTGATTTGGCGCGGGCCGCTGGTTGGCCGCATGATTCAACAATTTCTCACCGAAGTGGAGTGGGGCGAGCTGGATTATCTGATCGTCGATCTGCCGCCCGGCACCGGCGACGCGCAGCTCACGCTTTCACAATCTGTCGCGCTCACCGGCGCGGTGATCGTGACCACGCCGCAGGATGTCGCCCTCAGCGACGTCAAAAAAGGCATCAACATGTTTCGAAAAGTTGAGGTGCCGGTGCTGGGGTTGATTGAAAACATGAGTTATTTTGCCTGCCCGCATTGTGGCGAGCGCTCGGAGATTTTTTCGCATGGCGGCGGCAAAGCCGCGGCAGAGCAATTCGGGGTGCCTTTTCTTGGAGAAGTTCCCATTGATTTGAAAATCCGCCAAGGTGGTGACTGCGGCGAGCCGATCGTCGTGCAAAAAGAGGAATCACCGGCGAAAGCGGCTTTTCACCGGATTGCCGCGCAACTGGCAGCGCAAATCGCCGCCCTGAGCGAAGACGGCAAGGAACAAAGCATTCTCGGCAGAGTCTTTAAATTTTCATGA
- a CDS encoding putative toxin-antitoxin system toxin component, PIN family, whose translation MIIKTVVDTNILVSGLGNPSGAPAKLLLRWSDAQFVLLFSEPIIEEYSSILLNHPKVPTEKAGAFLKELAEVAENVPISETLNVCKDPSDNVFLETAIDENARYLVTQNIKHFPFKRYQQVEIVRVSRFLSRLEKEFG comes from the coding sequence ATGATCATTAAAACCGTTGTGGACACGAACATTCTTGTTTCCGGCCTCGGGAATCCCTCGGGCGCTCCGGCAAAACTCCTTCTTCGCTGGTCTGACGCTCAATTCGTTTTGCTGTTTTCAGAACCAATCATCGAGGAATATTCGAGCATTCTGCTCAACCACCCGAAGGTGCCGACAGAGAAGGCAGGAGCTTTTCTCAAGGAGTTGGCAGAAGTGGCGGAAAACGTTCCGATTTCAGAAACACTGAACGTTTGCAAAGATCCAAGCGATAATGTTTTTCTCGAAACAGCCATAGATGAAAACGCCAGGTATCTGGTCACCCAAAACATCAAACATTTTCCATTCAAGCGTTATCAGCAAGTAGAAATCGTGCGTGTTTCAAGATTTCTCTCCCGCTTGGAAAAAGAGTTTGGGTAA
- a CDS encoding DUF4149 domain-containing protein: MIFDRISLYFYLLILALWVGGAFVLAFVVTPKTFQTVPSQSRAGTLVGTYLKTFDIWKIFFILGLVTFSLVRTSEGLLPAPSPVEVAAILFLSCSWMGQYFFLNPRMEELRQAIGYFDNAPADSPLRARFALLHRLAIFLTLGDLAAGLFLLFYVVFRLN, encoded by the coding sequence ATGATTTTCGACCGGATTTCGTTGTATTTCTATTTATTGATCCTCGCCCTGTGGGTGGGAGGCGCTTTCGTGCTTGCCTTCGTCGTCACCCCGAAAACCTTCCAAACTGTCCCGTCTCAAAGCCGCGCAGGCACGCTGGTTGGCACGTACTTGAAAACGTTTGACATTTGGAAAATATTTTTTATATTGGGATTGGTAACGTTCAGTTTAGTCCGAACTTCCGAGGGTTTATTGCCTGCGCCCTCGCCGGTGGAAGTTGCGGCGATTTTGTTCCTGTCTTGCAGTTGGATGGGCCAATATTTTTTTCTTAATCCACGGATGGAAGAACTGCGTCAAGCCATCGGCTACTTTGACAATGCGCCGGCCGACTCGCCGCTGCGCGCGCGCTTTGCGCTGCTGCATCGCCTGGCGATCTTTCTTACCCTCGGCGATTTGGCCGCCGGCTTGTTTTTGTTGTTTTACGTGGTTTTTCGGTTGAATTAA
- a CDS encoding SDR family NAD(P)-dependent oxidoreductase encodes MELKNKIALVTGAGRGIGRAIALALAQEGAKVALAARSENELENVAQEIRAIKSEALVVPADMRSEQQIRAMTAKVVSQFGGLHILVNNAGLAYFKLVAELATAEWDEMFDVNLRGVFLATREAIPYLRQAKESFIINVASLAGKNTFVKGGGYTATKWGLRAFSHCLMLEERQHGVRVLVVCPGSVDTEFAAAGRANSPHSRKKEIILPQDVAETIIMSIKMPQRTMVSEIDIRPTNP; translated from the coding sequence ATGGAATTGAAAAACAAAATTGCCCTGGTGACCGGCGCCGGGCGCGGCATTGGCCGGGCGATTGCGCTGGCGTTGGCGCAAGAAGGCGCGAAGGTGGCGCTGGCGGCGCGCAGTGAAAATGAATTGGAAAATGTCGCCCAGGAGATTCGCGCCATCAAAAGCGAGGCTTTGGTTGTTCCGGCCGACATGCGGAGTGAACAGCAAATTCGCGCGATGACGGCGAAAGTGGTGTCGCAGTTCGGCGGTCTGCACATTCTCGTCAACAACGCCGGGTTGGCTTATTTCAAGCTGGTTGCTGAGCTGGCAACCGCAGAATGGGACGAAATGTTCGACGTCAACCTGCGCGGCGTTTTTCTCGCCACGCGTGAGGCCATTCCGTATTTGCGCCAAGCCAAAGAGAGTTTCATCATCAATGTCGCTTCGCTGGCGGGAAAAAATACTTTTGTCAAAGGCGGCGGCTATACCGCCACGAAATGGGGCTTGCGTGCTTTTAGCCACTGTCTGATGCTGGAAGAACGGCAACACGGCGTTCGCGTCTTGGTGGTCTGTCCAGGCTCGGTGGATACCGAGTTTGCGGCTGCCGGCCGCGCCAACTCGCCGCATTCCAGGAAAAAAGAAATCATTCTGCCGCAAGACGTCGCCGAAACCATCATCATGTCGATCAAAATGCCGCAACGCACGATGGTGAGTGAGATTGATATCCGGCCTACCAATCCTTGA
- a CDS encoding superoxide dismutase, with product MAYEYKLTPRPYSDEEAKTLLKNVVSPETTDWHYNTHHKGYVTALNNIEKALETADRAGANGNYSQIGELKRRYTWNHAGALLHDVYWEVMGGDGDASKGADVKAAIEKEFGSFDNWKADFKACCVSAKLSGWGLLVYDALWSKRLLNILVDEHHYGAIWGGVPLIACDVFEHAYYHKDGPGRAKYIDNFIANLHWGRINERYKKFAK from the coding sequence ATGGCTTACGAGTATAAACTCACCCCGCGCCCGTACTCCGACGAAGAGGCCAAGACGTTGCTCAAAAACGTCGTCAGCCCGGAGACGACGGATTGGCATTACAACACGCATCACAAAGGCTATGTCACCGCGCTGAACAACATCGAGAAAGCGCTGGAAACCGCCGATCGCGCTGGCGCCAATGGCAATTACAGTCAAATTGGCGAATTGAAACGCCGTTACACCTGGAATCACGCCGGTGCGCTTCTACATGATGTGTATTGGGAAGTCATGGGCGGCGACGGCGATGCTTCAAAAGGCGCCGACGTCAAGGCTGCCATTGAAAAGGAGTTCGGCTCGTTTGATAATTGGAAGGCGGATTTCAAAGCCTGCTGCGTCTCCGCCAAGCTGAGCGGCTGGGGGCTTTTGGTTTACGACGCGCTGTGGAGCAAGCGCCTGCTCAATATTCTCGTCGACGAACATCATTACGGCGCGATTTGGGGTGGTGTTCCGCTTATCGCCTGCGACGTGTTCGAGCATGCGTATTATCACAAAGACGGCCCCGGCCGCGCGAAATACATTGACAATTTCATCGCCAACTTGCATTGGGGCCGCATCAACGAGCGCTATAAGAAATTTGCGAAATAG
- a CDS encoding CHRD domain-containing protein: MMKKMLWFFFAFAMFLFAYQSSQAQVQFIAKLNGSQEVPPVNTPASGQITATLSDSQLVVTGTFSGLLSDFNHGVRGGAHLHLAPAGRNGGIVIELVVTLGLDHRSGSFVAAQNTFKLTPAQYVALHERKLYANIHTLLYPGGEIRGQLLPQADAYYRVNLAGSNEVPAINSTGFGALVGELKGDTLTLSGSFNNLTSDFNPAVAGGSHIHLGYAGQNGPIQFGLVPSVASDNRSGIFEAAANKIILTSALKDALEARRLYANVHTTAYPGGELRGQIVPMDSDLFRTNLTGSQEVPPVETSARGALIFELDGDDLTVSGSFSGLAGDFNFNIAGGAHLHLAPAGRNGGILIPLMATVDAGLRSGIFEAAKNKFALVDSQIVALRARKLYANIHTTTSPGGEIRGQVLPENYSYYHAWLSGRNEVQPVTSSGNGGVIAEVSGTRLVVTGSFNNLANDFNPNVAGGSHLHLAPAGQNGSIAIGLVPVVAANKRSGVFEAAGNFFALTAQQAAAFQAGELYANVHTTGFPGGELRGQLLFDPNAFPGQTMITGPPSGASIKIEGSGSTTLSATWNAVTDPNRNLVVYIWQLSGDRQFSNILVNRNVGNATSFTTNFAILDSLLALANVAVGDSARLYHRVYSSDGSLQKASASDSLVLRRGGVPINIAAARVKSNSTTVTVEGIVTRALGRFAYIQDATAAIPTFQTSGPLRTAITNGDVRKGDRLRVSGVLAEFNNLKELTATSAQPFVFQVLSRNNPLPAPQVVTLTEVARNGEQYESELIRVNSLFLLPTTDATFRAATSYMVRDEGDTATFRIGNSGDSRVIGRPVPPGLFDFEGVLGDFRGDYQLTPVDTTDILLRTGVASESTPLPRQFALLANYPNPFNPATTIRYDLPRNVHVKLAIYDLLGKKVRTLVDAEEAAGFKHITWDGASDAGVRVVSGVYLYRVEAGDFSMTRKMILMR; this comes from the coding sequence ATGATGAAAAAAATGCTATGGTTTTTTTTCGCCTTTGCGATGTTTTTGTTTGCTTACCAAAGTTCACAAGCGCAAGTTCAGTTCATCGCAAAGTTAAATGGCTCGCAGGAGGTACCGCCGGTAAATACACCGGCCAGTGGCCAGATCACTGCAACGCTATCCGACAGCCAACTGGTTGTCACCGGAACCTTCAGCGGTCTGTTATCGGATTTTAATCACGGCGTTCGGGGAGGAGCACATTTGCATCTCGCTCCGGCAGGTCGAAACGGCGGCATCGTGATCGAGTTGGTGGTCACGCTGGGACTCGATCACCGCAGCGGCAGTTTCGTGGCGGCGCAAAATACTTTCAAGCTCACACCGGCACAGTACGTCGCGCTGCATGAGCGCAAGCTCTACGCCAATATTCATACGTTGCTCTATCCCGGTGGTGAAATACGCGGCCAGCTCCTTCCACAGGCGGATGCTTATTATCGCGTTAATTTGGCGGGAAGCAACGAGGTGCCGGCAATCAACAGTACTGGTTTTGGCGCGCTCGTTGGCGAGTTAAAAGGCGACACGCTCACCTTGTCCGGCTCATTTAACAATCTCACGAGCGATTTCAATCCGGCTGTTGCCGGCGGTTCGCACATCCATCTCGGATACGCCGGGCAGAATGGCCCCATTCAATTTGGGCTCGTGCCAAGTGTAGCTTCGGACAACCGCAGCGGCATTTTTGAGGCGGCCGCCAACAAAATCATTTTAACCTCGGCGCTAAAAGACGCTCTGGAAGCCCGCCGGCTTTATGCCAACGTTCACACGACGGCATATCCCGGCGGTGAATTGCGCGGCCAAATAGTGCCCATGGACTCTGACTTATTCCGCACCAACTTGACCGGAAGCCAGGAAGTGCCGCCGGTTGAAACCTCGGCTCGAGGCGCGCTCATCTTCGAGCTGGACGGCGACGATCTGACGGTATCCGGGTCGTTCAGCGGCTTGGCGGGAGATTTCAATTTCAATATTGCCGGCGGCGCGCATCTTCACCTCGCGCCGGCCGGACGAAATGGCGGCATTCTCATTCCTTTGATGGCCACGGTGGATGCGGGACTTCGCAGTGGCATCTTTGAGGCCGCAAAAAACAAATTTGCCCTGGTGGATTCTCAGATCGTGGCCTTGCGGGCGCGCAAGCTCTACGCCAACATTCACACCACCACCTCGCCGGGCGGCGAAATACGCGGGCAAGTTTTGCCTGAGAATTATTCGTATTATCATGCCTGGTTAAGTGGGAGAAATGAAGTCCAACCCGTGACCAGCTCGGGCAATGGCGGAGTGATTGCAGAAGTCAGTGGCACGCGGCTGGTTGTGACGGGATCGTTCAACAACTTGGCAAATGATTTTAATCCCAATGTCGCCGGCGGCTCACATTTGCATTTGGCCCCTGCCGGTCAAAACGGTAGCATCGCCATCGGCTTGGTTCCAGTGGTGGCAGCGAATAAACGCAGTGGCGTCTTTGAAGCCGCGGGCAATTTTTTTGCCTTAACGGCCCAGCAAGCCGCCGCCTTTCAAGCCGGCGAGCTTTATGCAAATGTTCATACCACGGGCTTCCCAGGCGGTGAACTGCGCGGCCAGCTCTTGTTTGATCCCAACGCCTTTCCAGGCCAAACCATGATTACCGGCCCGCCTTCAGGCGCTTCCATAAAGATTGAAGGTTCTGGTAGCACCACACTTTCTGCGACCTGGAATGCGGTGACAGATCCGAACCGCAATCTGGTCGTCTATATCTGGCAGCTTTCCGGTGATCGGCAGTTTTCCAATATTTTGGTGAATCGCAATGTTGGAAATGCGACATCGTTCACGACCAATTTTGCAATCTTGGATTCCTTATTGGCTCTTGCCAATGTCGCTGTGGGAGACTCGGCGCGCCTGTATCATCGGGTTTATAGCTCGGACGGAAGCTTGCAGAAAGCTTCCGCAAGCGACTCGCTAGTGCTGCGACGAGGAGGTGTTCCCATCAACATCGCCGCGGCACGAGTCAAGAGCAATAGCACAACTGTCACTGTGGAGGGCATTGTCACTCGCGCATTAGGCCGATTTGCCTACATTCAAGACGCCACCGCCGCCATTCCGACTTTTCAAACCAGCGGGCCGTTGCGCACAGCCATCACTAATGGCGATGTGCGCAAGGGAGACCGTCTGCGGGTTTCCGGTGTGCTCGCCGAATTTAACAATTTAAAGGAGCTTACCGCGACCTCCGCACAGCCTTTCGTCTTTCAAGTGTTATCTCGCAACAACCCCTTGCCAGCCCCACAAGTGGTAACGCTGACAGAGGTGGCTCGCAACGGCGAGCAATATGAAAGCGAGCTGATCCGCGTCAACAGTTTGTTCCTCCTGCCGACCACAGACGCGACCTTTAGGGCCGCCACGAGTTATATGGTTCGCGATGAAGGCGACACCGCAACTTTTCGCATTGGCAACAGCGGTGATTCAAGAGTCATCGGCCGGCCCGTTCCTCCCGGTCTTTTTGATTTTGAAGGCGTGTTGGGCGATTTTCGGGGTGACTATCAATTAACGCCGGTTGACACCACCGATATTCTGCTCAGAACTGGCGTCGCAAGTGAGTCTACGCCGCTGCCCCGGCAATTTGCCTTGCTGGCGAACTATCCGAACCCGTTTAATCCGGCCACCACCATCCGCTATGATTTGCCGAGAAACGTTCACGTCAAGCTTGCTATCTACGACCTGCTCGGCAAAAAAGTTCGGACGTTGGTGGATGCGGAAGAAGCCGCAGGATTCAAGCACATCACTTGGGATGGCGCCAGCGATGCCGGCGTTCGCGTGGTCAGCGGCGTCTACCTCTATCGAGTCGAGGCCGGCGATTTTTCCATGACACGCAAAATGATTTTGATGAGATAA